A genomic segment from Lutzomyia longipalpis isolate SR_M1_2022 chromosome 3, ASM2433408v1 encodes:
- the LOC129792008 gene encoding uncharacterized protein LOC129792008 produces the protein MGEVYAAIGAVLIVVLIVAIFLYKRKKIGGGRRQGNSTTRSTDEELAEQRRRYGVVKPEDQVQQPRRSMSHARDDTAAVFVISQEDERGNQPSAPTDIPMQPRRVRNPPQQRLTDEQIIGLDPPPSYDIAITEAERERGPQVR, from the exons ATGGGTGAAGTTTATGCGGCAATTGGTGCCGTATTAATTGTTGTTTTAATTGTG GCAATTTTTCTGTACAAGCGAAAGAAAATCGGTGGCGGACGACGACAGGGAAATTCCACGACAAGAAGTACAGATGAGGAGCTTGCAGAGCAAAGGAGAAGAT ATGGAGTCGTAAAGCCGGAAGATCAGGTGCAGCAACCAAGAAGATCAATGAGTCATGCGCGTGATGACACAGCGGCTGTATTTGTGATATCACAAGAGGATGAACGAGGAAATCAACCATCAGCACCAACAGATATTCCCATGCAGCCACGAAGGGTACGAAATCCTCCGCAACAGAGGTTAACGGATGAACAAATAATTG gTCTCGATCCTCCCCCGTCGTATGATATTGCCATCACAGAGGCGGAACGCGAGAGGGGACCTCAGGTGAGATAA